Proteins from a genomic interval of Colias croceus chromosome 2, ilColCroc2.1:
- the LOC123701351 gene encoding ZZ-type zinc finger-containing protein 3: MDNFEEENPDSDGEFAFETDHLALRGNKDYGELLKYIVKLEAQKVQALKDIEELNESKIKALDDPLSFVQKLKSGKINFPPRQSISDIPKIDWEKYGIDITLESEKSKRAKDEMESSTKVRGRTFTDNKPETFNQLWSCEEQKRLEELLEIYPEEPIEARRYKKIAEALGTRTPLQVMSRIQKYFAKLAKAGLPVPGRAPKYVGKDKHRSMLYKKSTFFPKLHVPVKMEDPNEDSESQDTMSVETRSGNSLMLDLLKAAKAQRLLDETAPVFQIKTMCVGCQKTGFLGARWTDNAGTDYCTDCLVKLLPAEKLTPIRQPI; encoded by the coding sequence ATGGATAACTTCGAGGAAGAAAATCCAGATAGTGATGGTGAATTCGCTTTTGAAACTGATCACCTTGCATTGAGAGGAAACAAAGATTACGGTGAATTATTGAAGTATATAGTGAAACTGGAAGCTCAAAAAGTGCAAGCTCTGAAAGATATTGAAGAATTGAACGAGTCAAAAATTAAGGCCTTGGATGATCCCTTATCATttgttcaaaaattaaaatcaggCAAAATAAACTTTCCACCTCGCCAATCCATATCTGATATACCAAAAATAGATTGGGAAAAGTATGGTATTGATATAACTCTTGAATCAGAAAAAAGTAAAAGGGCTAAGGATGAAATGGAATCTAGTACAAAAGTTAGGGGGCGAACATTCACTGATAATAAACCGGAGACATTTAACCAGCTTTGGTCATGCGAAGAACAGAAGAGGTTAGAAGAATTATTGGAAATATATCCAGAAGAACCAATAGAAGCGAggaggtataaaaaaatagctgAAGCTCTTGGCACAAGAACACCTTTACAAGTTATGAGTAgaatacagaaatattttgCTAAACTTGCAAAAGCAGGTTTACCTGTACCTGGCAGAGCTCCCAAATATGTAGGAAAGGACAAGCATAGAAGTATGTTGTATAAGAAGTCAACATTCTTTCCAAAATTGCATGTTCCTGTTAAAATGGAAGATCCCAATGAAGATAGTGAGAGTCAAGACACAATGTCAGTGGAAACTAGGAGTGGAAACAGTTTAATGTTGGATTTATTGAAAGCTGCAAAAGCACAGAGATTGTTGGACGAAACGGCACCAGTGTTTCAAATAAAGACTATGTGTGTGGGCTGCCAAAAGACTGGCTTTCTTGGTGCAAGGTGGACTGATAATGCAGGGACAGACTATTGCACTGACTGCTTAGTGAAACTGTTACCAGCTGAAAAACTAACGCCCAttagacaaccaatttga